Proteins from one Salmonella bongori NCTC 12419 genomic window:
- the wcaJ gene encoding undecaprenyl-phosphate glucose phosphotransferase — MTNLKKRERAKTNASLISMVQRFSDITIMFGGLWFICEISGLPFLYMHLLVALITLVVFQMLGGMTDFYRSWRGVKISTELTLLLQNWTLSLIFSAGLVAFNHDFDNRLAIWLSWYALSSVGLVLCRSLIRYGAGWLRNRGYNKRRVAVAGDLPAGQTLLDSFRHQPWLGFEVVGVYHDPKPGGVSSDWAGNFGQLIEDAKASRIHNVYIAMSISDGATVKKLVRELADTTCSVILIPDVFTFNILHSRVEEVSGVPVVPLYDTPLSGINRLLKRAEDIVLASLILLLISPVLCCIALAVKLSSPGPVIFCQTRYGMDGKPISVWKFRSMKVMENDKVVTQATQNDPRVTKVGNFLRRTSLDELPQFINVLTGGMSIVGPRPHAVAHNEQYRQLIEGYMLRHKMKPGITGWAQINGWRGETDTLEKMEKRVEFDLEYIREWSLWFDIKIVFLTIFKGFVNKAAY; from the coding sequence ATGACAAATCTAAAAAAGCGCGAACGAGCCAAAACCAATGCATCGTTAATCTCTATGGTGCAACGCTTTTCAGATATCACCATCATGTTTGGCGGGCTGTGGTTCATCTGTGAAATCAGTGGACTGCCATTCCTGTACATGCACCTGTTGGTGGCGCTGATTACGCTGGTTGTTTTTCAGATGCTGGGGGGGATGACCGATTTTTATCGCTCCTGGCGCGGCGTCAAAATATCGACCGAGTTAACGCTGCTGCTACAAAACTGGACTCTGAGTCTGATCTTCAGCGCCGGCTTAGTGGCGTTTAATCATGACTTCGACAACCGCCTCGCTATCTGGCTGAGCTGGTATGCGCTGTCCAGCGTGGGCCTGGTATTATGCCGTTCACTCATTCGTTATGGCGCCGGATGGCTGCGCAATCGCGGCTATAACAAACGCCGGGTTGCGGTTGCCGGAGATTTGCCGGCAGGCCAGACGCTGCTGGACAGTTTTCGTCACCAACCGTGGCTGGGTTTCGAGGTAGTGGGCGTCTATCACGATCCTAAACCGGGCGGCGTCTCTTCTGACTGGGCCGGAAACTTCGGGCAGTTAATTGAAGATGCGAAAGCGTCGCGTATTCATAATGTTTATATCGCTATGTCGATAAGCGACGGCGCCACAGTAAAAAAACTGGTGCGCGAACTGGCCGATACTACCTGCTCCGTGATCCTTATTCCCGATGTATTTACCTTTAACATTCTCCATTCGCGCGTGGAGGAGGTGAGCGGCGTTCCGGTTGTGCCGCTGTATGACACGCCGCTGTCAGGAATTAACCGCCTGCTGAAGCGGGCGGAGGATATTGTACTGGCGTCGCTGATTTTGCTGTTGATCTCGCCGGTACTGTGCTGCATTGCGCTGGCGGTCAAACTGAGTTCACCCGGTCCGGTAATTTTTTGTCAGACGCGCTACGGCATGGATGGCAAACCGATCAGCGTCTGGAAGTTTCGTTCCATGAAAGTCATGGAGAACGACAAGGTCGTTACCCAGGCAACGCAAAACGATCCGCGGGTAACGAAGGTCGGCAACTTTCTGCGCCGTACGTCGCTGGATGAACTACCGCAGTTTATTAACGTGCTCACTGGCGGGATGTCTATCGTTGGTCCACGTCCGCACGCGGTAGCGCATAACGAACAGTATCGTCAGCTGATTGAGGGCTATATGTTGCGCCACAAGATGAAGCCGGGCATTACCGGCTGGGCGCAGATCAACGGCTGGCGTGGTGAGACCGATACGCTGGAGAAAATGGAAAAACGCGTGGAGTTCGACCTGGAATACATCCGCGAATGGAGTCTCTGGTTCGACATCAAAATTGTTTTTCTGACGATTTTCAAAGGGTTTGTGAATAAAGCGGCGTATTAA
- the cpsG gene encoding colanic acid biosynthesis phosphomannomutase CpsG — translation MNKLTCFKAYDIRGRLGEELNEDIAWRIGRAYGEYLKPKTIVLGGDVRLTSESLKLALAKGLQDAGVDVLDIGMSGTEEIYFATFHLGVDGGIEVTASHNPMDYNGMKLVREGARPISGDTGLRDVQRLAEADDFPPVNEAARGSYRQISLRDAYIDHLLGYISVSNLTPLKLVVNAGNGAAGPVVDAIEARLKALGAPVEFIKIHNTPDGTFPNGIPNPLLPECRDDTRNAVIEHGADMGIAFDGDFDRCFLFDEKGQFIEGYYIVGLLAEAFLEKHPGAKIIHDPRLTWNTEAVVTAAGGTPVMSKTGHAFIKERMRAEDAIYGGEMSAHHYFRDFAYCDSGMIPWLLVAELVCLKGQSLGELVRDRMAAYPASGEINSRLAEPAEAIARVEAYFAEEAQAVDRTDGLSMSFDGWRFNLRSSNTEPVVRLNVESRGDIPLMEARTRTLLALLNQ, via the coding sequence ATGAATAAATTAACCTGTTTCAAAGCCTACGATATTCGCGGCAGGCTGGGCGAAGAGCTCAATGAAGATATCGCGTGGCGGATTGGCCGCGCCTACGGCGAATATTTAAAACCGAAAACCATCGTGCTGGGCGGCGACGTGCGTCTGACCAGTGAGTCCCTGAAGCTGGCGCTGGCAAAAGGGTTGCAGGATGCGGGCGTGGACGTGCTGGATATCGGCATGTCCGGCACCGAAGAAATTTACTTCGCCACTTTCCACCTCGGCGTGGACGGCGGCATTGAAGTGACCGCCAGCCATAACCCGATGGACTACAACGGCATGAAGCTGGTGCGCGAGGGCGCCCGCCCGATAAGCGGCGATACCGGCCTGCGTGACGTTCAGCGCCTGGCGGAAGCGGATGACTTTCCGCCGGTGAACGAGGCCGCGCGCGGCAGTTACAGACAAATCAGCCTGCGCGACGCCTATATCGACCATCTGCTGGGGTATATCAGCGTCAGCAATCTCACCCCGCTGAAGCTGGTGGTGAATGCCGGTAACGGGGCGGCGGGGCCGGTGGTGGACGCCATCGAAGCGCGGCTGAAGGCGCTGGGCGCGCCGGTGGAGTTTATCAAAATCCATAACACACCGGACGGGACCTTCCCGAACGGCATTCCCAACCCGCTGCTGCCGGAGTGTCGGGACGACACCCGCAATGCCGTTATTGAACACGGCGCGGATATGGGTATCGCCTTTGACGGCGACTTCGACCGCTGCTTCCTGTTCGATGAGAAAGGGCAGTTCATTGAGGGGTACTACATTGTCGGCCTGCTGGCGGAAGCGTTCCTCGAAAAACACCCGGGGGCGAAGATTATCCACGACCCGCGCCTGACCTGGAACACGGAGGCTGTGGTGACGGCAGCGGGCGGGACACCGGTGATGTCAAAAACCGGGCACGCCTTTATCAAGGAGCGGATGCGTGCGGAGGATGCCATTTATGGCGGGGAAATGAGCGCGCATCACTATTTTCGTGATTTTGCCTACTGCGACAGCGGGATGATCCCGTGGCTGCTGGTGGCGGAGCTGGTGTGCCTGAAAGGGCAGTCGCTGGGTGAACTGGTCCGCGACCGGATGGCGGCGTACCCGGCGAGCGGGGAAATCAACAGCAGGCTGGCGGAGCCGGCGGAGGCCATTGCGCGGGTGGAAGCGTACTTCGCGGAAGAGGCGCAGGCGGTGGACCGCACGGACGGCCTCAGCATGTCGTTCGACGGCTGGCGTTTCAACCTGCGTTCGTCGAACACCGAACCGGTGGTGCGCCTGAATGTGGAATCACGCGGCGATATTCCGCTGATGGAAGCGCGAACACGCACTCTGCTGGCGCTGCTGAATCAGTAA
- the cpsB gene encoding mannose-1-phosphate guanyltransferase, which produces MIMSQTKLYPVVMAGGSGSRLWPLSRVLYPKQFLCLKGDLTMLQTTICRLNGVECESPVVICNEQHRFIVAEQLRQLNKLTENIILEPAGRNTAPAIALAALAAARQHTDGDPLMLVLAADHAIANEEAFRDAVRGAIPYADAGKLVTFGIVPDLPETGYGYIRRGDVVPGAVDAVAFEVAQFVEKPGLETAQAYVASGDYYWNSGMFLFRAGRYLEELKKFRPDILAACEQAMRGVDPDLDFIRVDEDAFLACPEESIDYAVMERTADAVVMPMDAGWSDVGSWSSLWEISAHTPEGNVHHGDVISHKTENSYVYAESGLVTTVGVKDLVVVQTKDAVLIADRHAVQDVKKVVEKIKADGRHEHHMHREVYRPWGKYDSIDAGERYQVKRITVKPGEGLSVQMHHHRAEHWVVVAGTARVTINGEVKLLGENESIYIPLGATHCLENPGKIPLDLIEVRSGSYLEEDDVVRFEDRYGRV; this is translated from the coding sequence ATGATAATGAGTCAGACAAAATTATATCCGGTTGTCATGGCCGGAGGCTCCGGTAGCCGGTTGTGGCCGCTTTCTCGCGTGCTTTATCCAAAACAGTTTCTGTGCCTGAAGGGCGATCTTACCATGCTGCAAACCACCATTTGCCGTCTGAACGGTGTGGAGTGTGAAAGCCCGGTCGTGATCTGCAATGAACAGCACCGCTTTATTGTCGCCGAACAGCTCCGTCAGCTTAATAAGTTGACGGAGAACATTATCCTTGAGCCCGCCGGACGCAACACCGCCCCGGCGATTGCGCTGGCGGCGCTGGCAGCGGCACGCCAGCATACGGACGGCGATCCGCTGATGCTGGTACTGGCGGCAGATCATGCGATCGCCAATGAAGAGGCGTTTCGCGATGCGGTACGCGGTGCGATACCCTATGCCGACGCGGGCAAACTGGTGACCTTCGGTATCGTGCCGGATCTGCCAGAAACCGGCTATGGCTATATCCGGCGCGGTGATGTGGTGCCGGGCGCGGTAGATGCGGTGGCTTTTGAGGTGGCGCAGTTCGTTGAAAAACCCGGTCTGGAAACCGCCCAGGCCTACGTCGCCAGCGGCGATTACTACTGGAACAGCGGCATGTTTCTGTTCCGCGCCGGACGCTATCTGGAAGAGCTGAAAAAGTTCCGGCCCGATATTCTGGCCGCCTGCGAACAGGCGATGCGCGGCGTCGATCCGGATCTCGACTTCATCCGTGTGGATGAAGACGCCTTCCTTGCCTGCCCGGAAGAGTCCATTGACTACGCGGTGATGGAGCGGACGGCGGACGCAGTGGTGATGCCGATGGACGCGGGCTGGAGCGATGTCGGCTCGTGGTCCTCGCTGTGGGAAATCAGCGCCCACACCCCGGAGGGAAACGTCCACCACGGCGACGTCATTAGCCATAAAACGGAAAACAGCTACGTTTACGCCGAATCCGGCCTGGTGACCACCGTCGGCGTGAAGGATCTGGTGGTGGTGCAAACCAAAGACGCCGTGTTGATTGCCGATCGTCACGCGGTGCAGGACGTAAAAAAGGTGGTGGAGAAGATCAAGGCTGACGGACGCCATGAGCACCATATGCACCGCGAGGTTTACCGTCCGTGGGGCAAATACGACTCCATCGACGCGGGCGAGCGCTATCAGGTGAAGCGCATTACGGTCAAGCCGGGGGAAGGGCTGTCGGTGCAGATGCACCATCACCGCGCCGAGCACTGGGTGGTGGTGGCGGGTACTGCCAGAGTCACCATTAACGGCGAGGTGAAACTGCTGGGTGAAAACGAGTCCATTTATATTCCGCTGGGGGCGACCCACTGCCTGGAAAATCCGGGAAAAATACCGCTCGATTTAATTGAAGTGCGTTCCGGCTCGTATCTCGAAGAGGACGACGTGGTGCGGTTCGAGGACCGGTACGGGCGGGTCTGA
- the wcaI gene encoding colanic acid biosynthesis fucosyltransferase WcaI, translated as MKILVYGINYSPELTGIGKYTGEMVEWMAREGHEVRVITAPPYYPQWKIGERYSAWRYRREAGEVTVWRCPLYVPKQPSTLKRLLHLGSFALSSFFPLMAQRRWKPDRIIGVVPTLFCTPGMRLLAKLSGARTVLHIQDYEVDAMLGLGMAGKGKRGNVARLAAAFERSALHHVDNVSTISRSMINKAREKGVAAEKILFFPNWSEVARFQKVSDADVAALRQRLGLPEDKNIVLYSGNIGEKQGLEKVVDAAEQLRDRPLMFAIVGQGGGKSRLENMARERGLPNIKFFPLQPYDDLPALLKMGDCHLVVQKRGAADAVLPSKLTNILAVGGNAVITAEPNTELGQLCTRYPDIAVCVEPESVDALVAGITRALAMPKNNAAAREYAERTLNKENVLSQFIADIRG; from the coding sequence ATGAAGATCCTGGTCTATGGCATTAACTATTCGCCAGAACTGACGGGCATCGGCAAATACACCGGCGAAATGGTGGAGTGGATGGCGCGGGAAGGCCATGAGGTGCGGGTGATTACCGCCCCGCCGTACTACCCTCAATGGAAGATTGGCGAGCGCTATTCCGCCTGGCGGTATCGTCGGGAAGCGGGCGAGGTTACCGTCTGGCGCTGCCCGCTGTATGTGCCGAAACAACCCTCCACCTTAAAACGACTGCTTCATCTGGGTAGCTTTGCACTGAGCAGTTTTTTCCCGCTGATGGCCCAGCGTCGCTGGAAGCCGGATCGGATTATCGGCGTCGTGCCGACGCTCTTTTGCACGCCAGGAATGCGTCTGCTGGCGAAACTCTCCGGCGCGCGTACTGTACTCCATATTCAGGATTACGAAGTGGATGCCATGCTCGGCTTAGGGATGGCGGGAAAAGGCAAGCGCGGCAATGTCGCGCGATTAGCGGCGGCCTTTGAACGCAGCGCACTACATCATGTTGATAACGTCTCGACTATCTCTCGCTCCATGATAAATAAAGCGCGGGAAAAGGGCGTGGCAGCGGAAAAAATTCTCTTTTTCCCAAACTGGTCAGAGGTGGCGCGTTTTCAGAAGGTTAGTGATGCGGATGTGGCGGCTTTGCGACAGCGACTCGGCTTGCCCGAAGATAAAAACATCGTCCTCTATTCCGGCAACATCGGCGAAAAGCAGGGGCTGGAAAAGGTGGTTGACGCCGCGGAACAACTGCGCGATCGACCATTGATGTTTGCAATCGTCGGTCAGGGGGGCGGTAAGTCGCGTCTGGAAAATATGGCACGCGAACGTGGCCTGCCAAATATTAAATTTTTCCCGCTTCAGCCTTACGACGACCTACCTGCACTGCTGAAAATGGGCGACTGCCATCTGGTGGTGCAAAAGCGTGGTGCGGCGGACGCGGTACTGCCCTCCAAGCTGACTAACATTCTGGCCGTTGGCGGCAACGCGGTCATTACCGCTGAACCGAACACGGAGTTAGGACAACTTTGTACGCGCTATCCGGATATTGCCGTTTGCGTGGAACCGGAGTCGGTCGACGCGCTGGTGGCCGGTATTACCCGGGCGCTCGCCATGCCGAAAAACAACGCGGCGGCACGTGAATACGCCGAACGCACGCTCAATAAAGAGAATGTGCTGAGCCAATTTATTGCAGATATTCGGGGATGA